From a single Miscanthus floridulus cultivar M001 chromosome 8, ASM1932011v1, whole genome shotgun sequence genomic region:
- the LOC136474630 gene encoding growth-regulating factor 1-like isoform X1: MAMRYASLSPAGADHRSSTPTASLLPFCRSTPLSAGSGGGGGLGEDAQVSARWPAARPVMPFTPAQYEELEQQALIYKYLVAGVPVPPDLVVPMRRGLDSLATRFYGHPTLGYATYFGKKLDPEPGRCRRTDGKKWRCSKEAAPDSKYCERHMHRGRNRSRKPVETQLVPQSQPPAATAAVSAALPLAAAATITNGGSFQNHSLYPAIAGSTGGGGGARNISTPFSSSMGSSQLHMDNAASYAALGGGTAKDLRYNAYGIRSLADGHSQLISEAIDSSMENQWRFPPSQTSSFPLSSYPQLGALSDLGQSTVSSLSKMERQQRLSFLGNSDFGGAMDSAAKQQENQTLRPFFDEWPKARDSWPGLSDENASLACSFPATQLSMSIPMVSSDFSVASSQSPNDD, encoded by the exons ATGGCGATGCGGTATGCCTCTCTTTCCCCGGCAGGCGCCGACCACCGCTCCTCCACGCCCACGGCGTCCCTCCTCCCCTTCTGCCGCTCCACCCCGCTCTCCGC gggcagcggcggcggcggcgggctgggGGAGGACGCCCAGGTGAGCGCGAGGTGGCCGGCCGCGAGGCCGGTGATGCCGTTCACGCCGGCGCAGTACGAGGAGCTGGAGCAGCAGGCGCTCATATACAAGTACCTGGTGGCCGGCGTGCCCGTCCCGCCGGATCTCGTGGTTCCTATGCGCCGCGGCCTCGACTCCCTCGCGACCCGCTTCTACGGCCACCCCACAC TTGGGTACGCAACGTACTTCGGCAAGAAACTGGATCCAGAGCCGGGCCGGTGCCGGCGTACGGACGGCAAGAAGTGGCGGTGCTCCAAGGAGGCCGCCCCGGACTCCAAATACTGCGAGCGCCACATGCACCGCGGCCGCAACCGTTCAAGAAAGCCTGTGGAAACGCAGCTCGTGCCCCAGTCCCAACCGCCCGCCGCCACCGCGGCCGTCTCCGCCGCTCTGCccttggccgccgccgccaccatcaccAACGGCGGCAGCTTCCAGAACCACTCCCTTTACCCGGCCATTGCCGGCAGCACTGGTGGAGGTGGCGGGGCCCGCAATATATCTACCCCGTTCTCCTCGTCGATGGGGTCGTCTCAGCTGCACATGGACAATGCTGCCAGCTACGCAGCTCTTGGTGGTGGAACTGCAAAGGATCTCAG GTATAACGCTTACGGAATAAGATCTTTGGCGGACGGGCACAGCCAGCTGATTTCAGAAGCTATTGACTCATCAATGGAGAACCAGTGGCGCTTTCCGCCATCTCAAACCTCTTCGTTTCCGCTCTCGAGCTACCCCCAGCTTGGGGCGCTGAGCGACCTGGGTCAAAGCACGGTCAGCTCGCTGTCGAAGATGGAGCGGCAGCAGCGACTCTCCTTCCTAGGGAACTCCGACTTCGGCGGGGCCATGGACTCCGCTGCGAAGCAGCAGGAGAACCAGACGCTGCGGCCCTTCTTCGACGAGTGGCCCAAGGCGAGGGACTCCTGGCCGGGCCTCTCCGACGAGAACGCTAGCCTCGCCTGCTCGTTCCCGGCGACCCAGCTGTCGATGTCCATACCCATGGTGTCCTCGGACTTCTCCGTGGCCAGCTCCCAGTCTCCCAACG ATGACTAA
- the LOC136474630 gene encoding growth-regulating factor 1-like isoform X2, giving the protein MAMRGSGGGGGLGEDAQVSARWPAARPVMPFTPAQYEELEQQALIYKYLVAGVPVPPDLVVPMRRGLDSLATRFYGHPTLGYATYFGKKLDPEPGRCRRTDGKKWRCSKEAAPDSKYCERHMHRGRNRSRKPVETQLVPQSQPPAATAAVSAALPLAAAATITNGGSFQNHSLYPAIAGSTGGGGGARNISTPFSSSMGSSQLHMDNAASYAALGGGTAKDLRYNAYGIRSLADGHSQLISEAIDSSMENQWRFPPSQTSSFPLSSYPQLGALSDLGQSTVSSLSKMERQQRLSFLGNSDFGGAMDSAAKQQENQTLRPFFDEWPKARDSWPGLSDENASLACSFPATQLSMSIPMVSSDFSVASSQSPNDD; this is encoded by the exons ATGGCGATGCG gggcagcggcggcggcggcgggctgggGGAGGACGCCCAGGTGAGCGCGAGGTGGCCGGCCGCGAGGCCGGTGATGCCGTTCACGCCGGCGCAGTACGAGGAGCTGGAGCAGCAGGCGCTCATATACAAGTACCTGGTGGCCGGCGTGCCCGTCCCGCCGGATCTCGTGGTTCCTATGCGCCGCGGCCTCGACTCCCTCGCGACCCGCTTCTACGGCCACCCCACAC TTGGGTACGCAACGTACTTCGGCAAGAAACTGGATCCAGAGCCGGGCCGGTGCCGGCGTACGGACGGCAAGAAGTGGCGGTGCTCCAAGGAGGCCGCCCCGGACTCCAAATACTGCGAGCGCCACATGCACCGCGGCCGCAACCGTTCAAGAAAGCCTGTGGAAACGCAGCTCGTGCCCCAGTCCCAACCGCCCGCCGCCACCGCGGCCGTCTCCGCCGCTCTGCccttggccgccgccgccaccatcaccAACGGCGGCAGCTTCCAGAACCACTCCCTTTACCCGGCCATTGCCGGCAGCACTGGTGGAGGTGGCGGGGCCCGCAATATATCTACCCCGTTCTCCTCGTCGATGGGGTCGTCTCAGCTGCACATGGACAATGCTGCCAGCTACGCAGCTCTTGGTGGTGGAACTGCAAAGGATCTCAG GTATAACGCTTACGGAATAAGATCTTTGGCGGACGGGCACAGCCAGCTGATTTCAGAAGCTATTGACTCATCAATGGAGAACCAGTGGCGCTTTCCGCCATCTCAAACCTCTTCGTTTCCGCTCTCGAGCTACCCCCAGCTTGGGGCGCTGAGCGACCTGGGTCAAAGCACGGTCAGCTCGCTGTCGAAGATGGAGCGGCAGCAGCGACTCTCCTTCCTAGGGAACTCCGACTTCGGCGGGGCCATGGACTCCGCTGCGAAGCAGCAGGAGAACCAGACGCTGCGGCCCTTCTTCGACGAGTGGCCCAAGGCGAGGGACTCCTGGCCGGGCCTCTCCGACGAGAACGCTAGCCTCGCCTGCTCGTTCCCGGCGACCCAGCTGTCGATGTCCATACCCATGGTGTCCTCGGACTTCTCCGTGGCCAGCTCCCAGTCTCCCAACG ATGACTAA